The sequence GGCCGAGGTGCCGGCGCTGCCCGAGGGCGAGGGCCTGGTGCTGGTCGCCAACCGGGCCTCGGGAACGGCGGACCGGGTCGGCGGGCTGCGCGACGCGCTGCCGCTGGCGGAGATCGTGGAGTGCGCGCCGGAGGAGATCGGGGACGAGCTGGAGAAGGCGGCGGCCCGGGCGCGGGTGCTCGGGGTGTGCGGCGGCGACGGCACGGTCAACGCGGCGGCCCGGGTGGCGCTGCGGTACGGGCTGCCGCTCGCGGTGCTGCCGGGCGGCACGCTCAACCACTTCGCCTACGACCTGGGCGTGGAGGACGAACGCCTGCTGGCCCGCGCGGTCCGGCACGGCGAGGCGGTCCGGGTGGACGCGGGCCGGTTCGTGGCCGGTGACGGGGAGGGCCTGTTCCTGAACACGCTGAGCCTCGGCGTGTACCCGGAGCTGGTGCGGGCCCGGGACGGCTGGTCGCACCGGATCGGCGCCTGGCCGGCCGGGGTGCTCGGCGCGCTGCGGGTGCTGCGGGCCGGACGGCATCCGCTGGAGGTGGAGGTCGGCGGCGAAGCGCGGCCCCTGTGGCTGCTGTTCGTCGGCAACGGCGTCTACCACCGCATGGGGCTCTCCCCGGGCCGCCGGACCGATCTGGCGGACGGGCTGCTGGACGTGCGGGTGGCGCACGGTGGCCGCAGGCCCGCGCTGCGACTGCTCGCGGCGGCCGTCGCGGGCCCGCTGACCCGGTCGCCGGCGCACTCGGCGGTGCAGGTGAACCGGCTGCGGCTGACCGGGCTCGCCCCGGGCACCCCGCTCGCCTACGACGGCGAGGTCACGTCGGTGTCGGGCGAGGTGACGCTGGAGAAGCTGCCGGAGGCCCTGACGGTCTACCGCCCGCTCGGCCTCACCGGCTGAACCTCCATCTCTGACCCACCGTCAGTCCGCATGGCGATACGCGTATCTCATCATTCGGCATACGCGCGTACGGTGGGCCGGCAGCGGCGGACGGGTCCGGCCCGTCCGCCACGAGGGGTGAAGGGGTACGGCCATGCCGAAGGCACAGGACACCGCCGTCTACACGCACGGGCACCACGAGTCGGTGCTGCGCTCGCACACCTGGCGGACCGCCGCCAACTCCGCGGGCTATCTGCTCGGCTCCCTGAAGCCCCACATGAGGATCCTGGACATCGGCTGCGGTCCGGGCACCATCACCGCCGACCTGGCGGAACTGGTGCCCGACGGGCATGTCACCGGCGTCGACCGGGCGCCCGGCGTCCTGGAGCAGGCCCGGGCCACCGCCGCCGGCCGGGGTCTGGCCAACGTCGACTTCGCGGTGGCCGACGTCCACGCCCTGGACTACCCCGACGACACCTTCTGCGTGGTCCACGCCCACCAGGTGCTCCAGCACGTGGGCGATCCGGTGCGGGCGCTGCGCGAGATGCTGCGGGTGACGAAGCCGAACGGGTTCATCGCCGTACGCGACGCGGACTACGCGGCGATGACCTGGTATCCGGCGGCGCCGGGGCTGGACGACTGGCTGGACCTGTACGAGCGGGTGGCCCGGGCCAACGGCGGCGAGCCCGACGCCGGGCGCCGGCTGAAGGCGTGGGCGCTGGCCGCCGGACTGACCGAGGTCACCGCGACCACCGGCACCTGGACGTTCGCCACCGCCGAGGAGCGGGCCTGGTGGAGCGGCCTGTGGGCCGACCGCACCCTGGCCTCCGCCTACGCCGACCGGGCGGTCGAAGGCGGCCACGCCACCCCGGAGCGGCTGCGCGCGGTGTCCGAGGCGTGGCGGGAGTGGGGCCGGCGGGAGGACGGCTGGTTCGCCGTGCTGCACGGGGAGATCCTGTGCCGTAAAGAAGCCTGATTCGCGGATTTCCGGCAAGACGCTCGGCAGGAGGTTTCACACTATGGTTCCCATCCTGCTGGTACTGCTTCTGGCCGTTGTTCTCTTCGGCGCCGGATTCGCGGTGCAGATTCTCTGGTGGATCGCCCTGGCGGTACTGATCGTCTGGCTGCTGGGTTTCCTCGCCCGCGGCACGACGTCCGGCGGCGGCAGGGGGCGCTGGTACCGGTGGTGACATGACGCCCCGGCCCGCACCCTAGTCGCGGGGCAGCAGCGGTCCGAGCGGCCCGAGGTCCAGGTTCAGGTCCTCGGGCCGCAGTCCGTAGCGGTCGCGCAGCTCGGCCATGCGCTCCTCCAGGAGCATGAGGGTGAGCCCGATGCGCTCCTCCTGCTCCTCGGTCAGCTCACCGGTGTCGAAGCGGCGCACGGCCTGCCGTTCCATCAGCTGGCGCAGCAGTTCCACCACGGTCAGCACCAGTTTCACCAGGTCGCGCTCGACCGTGTCGGGTTCCAGGTCGAGCCGCTTGGGCGGGGTCACACGACCTCCTCGGTGGGCTCGGGCGGCAGCGGGGGATCGAAGGGCGAGGGCACCGCCGCGTTGACGGAACTGATCAGCGCGTTCAGATCGATGCGGACAAGGTCGACGTCCGCGATCCGCAGGGTGATGTCCCCGGTGATCACGACTCCGCCGGCCAGCAGCCGGTCGAGCAGGTCGACGAGCGCGATCTCGCGCCGTTCGACGACGGTCACGTCACTTCCACCCCCGCATTCCCCGCATTCCCCGAATTCTCCGTATCCTCTGTGTTCCCGGTGTTCCCCGTGAAGGAATAGGCGGCCCACGGGCCGGTCAGTTCCACCCGGATTCCCGGAGCCTCGTCCTTCGTCCGGTCCACGAGTTCCACGAATTCCTCGGAGTGCGCCCGGGACACCAGATAGGCCGCGTTGAGCACATTCTGGCCGGTTGCCCCGGAGAGCGCGGAATTCTGCGGAGGATGCAGCCGGACGTCCTCGGCGCGTTCGGCGAGGCGCTCGTGCAGCGAGCGCGCGAACCCCTCGGCCCGCTGCCAGGTCTCCTCCCGCGCCAGGCCGCGGTCCCGCCGCCGGCGCAGATAGTCCCGGCCGCTCGCGGGCCGCGCCGGGGCGGCGGGCGCCGCCTCGGCCGGTTCGGCGGGCTCGCTCTCGACGAACACCTTCACACCCCACTCCACCCGGCCGTCGAGCCGGTCGAGCAGGGCCCGGAAGTCGTCCTCGCGGGCCTCGATCATCGTGCGTACGGCGCTGTCGTCACGGAAGACGGTGGCGAGCCGCAGCGGCAGCGGGGTGGTGACGGTGGTGAGCGCGTCGATCACGCCCTGGTGCGCCCGGGCGGTCGCGGCGAGCCAGTCCAGGTCCTCCAGGTGGGCCTTCAGCGCCTGTTCGCCGAAGTCGGCCTCCGGGACCGTGCTGACCACCGCGACCAGCCCGTGGTGGTGCAGCAGGCCCGCCGGGGCGCCGCCCACGCCCGTCAGCTCGGCCTGCAGGGGTGTCCCGAAGGGACGGCAGACGGCGTACACGTACCGCAGTCCGGTCATGGAGCCTCCTTCGGGGCGCGGCCCGGCTCGAGTTCCTCGAGCCGGGCGAGCCGTTCGCGCAGCTCGGCGTTCTCCCGGGTCAGCTCGTCGCGGCGGGCCCGGGAGGACAGGGCGGGATCGCTCTCCCACCAGTCGATCCCCATCTCCTTGGCCTTGTCCACCGAGGCGACGATCAGGCGCAGCTTGATGGTGAGCAGTTCGATGTCGAGCAGGTTGATCCTGATGTCGCCGGCGATGACGACGCCCTTGTCGAGCACTCGTTCGAGAATGTCGGCGAGGTTGGCTCCCGATGCCTGTCCGTACGGCTCGGGCAGGCGGCTCGGGGTCGTCATCGACCACTCCCGCGCCCGGTGTACTCGGGTTCCTCTTCCTCGTCCTCCTCGTATTCGTCGTAGGCGCCCTCCTCGTCCTCCTCGGGCTCCTCCTCCGGCTCGGCGTCCTCCTCGGCCCCGTCCTCGTCCTCGTACTCGTCCTCGTAGGGCTCCTCGGCCTCTTCGTCCTCTTCGGCCTCGTCGCCTTCCTCGGGCTCGCCGGACTCCCGGTCGGACGCCTCGGGCTCTTCGGGCTCCTCGGATTCCTCGGAATCCTCGGCCCCTTCCGGCTCCTCGGGTTCCTCGCCCTCTTCTCCGGACGCCTGTGCCTCGGACTGCTGCTCCTGCTCCTCCTCGGCCACGGCGTCCTCGTGGCTGCGGACCACCTCGCCGTCGCGGATCTCGCCGCGCCAGGCGTCCTCCGCCTCTCCCTTGAGCGTGATGAAACGGGCGAAGTTCTTCAGGTCCAGCCGGGCCCGGCGGCCCTGCGCCCGCCAGATGTTGCCGGTCTTCTCGAACAGGCCGGTCGGGTAGTACTCCATGACCAGCAGCACCCGCGTGAGGTTCTCCTCCAGCCGGTGGAAGGAGACCACGCCCTTGGTGGTGCCCTTGGCGCCCTCCGACGTCCACTGGATGCGGTAGTCGGGTATCTGCTCGGTCGTCTGCGCCTTCCAGCTGCGGGACGACCAGAAGACCTTCGCCTGCCAGTCGGAGTGCGTGTCGTCGGAGCGGCTCGCGCTCTTGACGCCCTTGGCGAAGGTGCTGAAGCTCTGGTACTGCGTCCACTGGTCGTACGCGGTGCGCAGCGGCACACCGACGTCGACGGACTCCATGATGACGGTGGGCTTCTTGCCCGCGCCGCCCTTCTTGCCCTTGCTTCCCCCCAGGTTTCTCACCGCGTCCATCACGTTCTCCTTGGCGCGGGAGGCGCCCAGCTCCAGCGCGGAGCGCAGCGGGCCCTTGCCCTCGGCCAGCTTGCGGCCGCCTTCCAGTGCCAGCTTGGCGAAGCCCGGGCTGTTGCCCTCGGCGATGTCGTTGAGCCGGACGGTCGTCTCGCCGAGCTTGCGGCCGACGCCGGCCAGCATCCGCTCTGCCTGCGCGGTCAGATAAGCGCGGACCTCCTCCTTGAGCCGGTCGGCGGCCTCGCTGTGGGCGAGGTCGGCGAGCGGACCCGCCGGGTTGCCGCCGGCGGCCTGGGAGGCCGTGGAACGGAGGGTCTCGGTCATCGGTCATCGCCGCCCTTCGACTGCCGGGAGCCGGCGCCGCGGGCGGACTCACCCGCCGCGGCCGTCCGCTTCGCCGCCGTCCTGCCGGCCGCGCCCGTCTTCCTGCCCGCTCCCTTGCCGGCGGCGGACAGCGGCTTCCCGGCGGCCTTGCGCCCGGAAGCCTTCTTCTCGGGGGCCTTCCGCTCGGAAGTCCTCTTCTGCGGGGCCTTCCCGTTCCCCCGGGACGCCTCGTCGCGGGCCCGGCCCTTCGTCCCGGCGTCCTCGTCCGCGCCGGTTTCCTCGCGCTCGTCCGGCTCCTCGCCCAAGCCGCCGGGCACGGCGCCCGACAGCTCGTCGTGCACCCGGTCGGTGCGGCTGCGCAGCCGGCCGGCGAGCGAACTCATCTGCCGCTCGACCATCGCGCCGGTGGCGGCCTTGCCGACCCCGCGCAGGTCCTGGCGCAGCTGGTCCCCGATCTCCTTGAACTGGGGGTTGCTCTTCAGCTGCTGGTTCGCCAGCTCCGCGAGCGCCTTGGGGCTGAGGTTCAGCTTCTTGCCGGCCACCAGGGAGCCGACCGCGAGCGCCATCTTCAGCTTCTTGGTGCGGCCGAGCAGATATCCGGCCCCTACGGCGAGGCCCAGTGCCGTTCGGTTCATCGTCCCGTCCCGTTGCCTGTCGTGTCGCCGGAGTGCATGGCGGTCTCCAGCCGGTCGAGCAGTTCGTCCTCGCGCCGGTCGAACTCCTCCTCGGTGATCTCGCCCGCCTCAAGCTGCTCTTCGAGGCGGGCGAGTTCGGCCCATACGGTGGCGGGGTCGTAGTAGATCCGTTCCGCCTCCTGGAGCACCTGCCTGATGGCCCAGGCGCTGCCGCGCACGGGGGCGAACGGCAGCATCAGCACTTCGCCGATCAGTCCCATGGTGTTCTCCTTCCGTCCGGGCCCGGAGCGCTAGCGCGCCCCGGTGTCCGCGCCCGCCGTACTGCCGGCGGGCTGGGCCGGGCCGGGTTCGACGAAGCTGTACGGCGGCAGCGGCCCGTTGATCCGCAGGTCGAGGTGGGGATGGCCCTGGCGGACCTCCTCCACCGCGGCCAGGAAGTGCTCGGCCGAGTCCCGGGCCACGAGGTACGACACGTTCAGCAGCCAGCCGGTGGACTCGGGACCCACGCTGACCGCGGCGGCGGCCGGTGCCAGCAGGTCCCGCACCTCGCCGGCGTCGTCGGCCTCCTTGGCCTTGACGAGACCGGCGATCAGCTCCCCGAGGCGGATCTTGTCCTCGTAGCTGCCTCCGCCGGACCGGCGGTTGGCCTCGGCGAGGGCGCGTGCCTCGGTGTTCTCGGCCATCACCAGATGCAGCACGGCCTCTTCGACGTGCGTGGCCTTGACGTTGTACTCGACCTTGCCGTCCAGCTCCCGCAGCCGCTCCGCGTAGTGGTCCGCCCGCTCGGTGAGCACCTGGACGACCGCGTCGTCGTCCGTGGCGACGCTGCCGAACCGCATGGGCAGCACGCAGCCGCCGGCTCCGGCCTCGGCGAGCACGTTCTGGTGGGCGAGCAGGTCCCGGCGCTTGGGGCGCAGGTCCTCGGGGGCGTCGCTGACCACGGCGGTCAGGTCACCGGCCGTGAGGACGCGCACCGGGCGGGGCGGCTCGCCGACGCCGGTCATGCCCTCGGGCAGCGCCGGGTGCGACCGGGCGGTGATCCCGTAGACGTAGGTGCTCACTCCTGCTCCTCCTTACGACGCGCCGGGGCCTTGCGGGCGCGCGGCCGGGACTCGGTCTCCCCTTCCTGCCGGGCCTGGTTGAAGGCGTCGGATATGGTCTGCGCGGCACCGGAGAGCGCGCCCTTGGACTTGCCGCGGGCTCCCTGCTCGGTGAGTTCGCCGACCATGTCGGGCAGGCCGGGGCTCTTGTGCGGCCCCGACTCCAGGTCGAGGCGGTTGCACGCCTCGGCGAAGCGCAGGTAGGTGTCGACGCTGGCCACGACGACCCGGACATCGATCTTCAGGATCTCGATACCGACCAGGGAGACGCGGACGAACGCGTCGATCACCAGCCCCCGGTCGAGGACGAGCTCGAGCACGTCGTAGAGGCCGCTGCTGCCGCCTCCGCCTCCGCTCTGCTGTGCCGGAACAACAGTCATGCCGGCGATTCCTCCTCGTGCCTAGTAGGTGCGCGGTCTGCGCGGTCGGGGCGCGCGGTCGGCTCAGCGGCCGCCGCGCGCGTCGGCCCTGCCGCGTTCGTAACGGCGGACGCGCCGGTATCCGGTCAGCTGCCCCTCGGGGTCCAGCTCGACCTGGTAGCTCGCCATCAGGCTCATGGTGTCGGGCACCCGGGCGAGCTCCAGCACCTCGACTTCGATGGACCAGCCGTCCTCGGTCTGCTCGAAGGAGGAGACGGTCTCGGGGACGAGCCCGGTGAGTTCGGTGAGCTGGGTGCGCGCCTCGCGCAGCACCTCCATGGGGGTCGGCCGGCGGCCGCCCGCCTCGTTCCGTTCGTTCCGCTCGTTACGTTCGTTCTGTTCGTTCCGCGCGTTCTCGTGCTTTTCGTGTGAGTCCTGGGGTTCTTGTGAACTCTGTGTCTTCGGTGTGCTGTTTGTGTTCGACATGGCCACCTCTCCCCTGCGTGTGGCCGCTCCTCCCTTGGCCAAACCTCGGGAGCGCATGTGATCGAGGCGGGGCCGGCCCCGGCCCCGCCCGGCACGATGGCCCACGGTGCGGTGCGGGCCTGTTCGACGGCGTCGGCGAGGGTCCACCTGCGGACGTCGAGCGCGGGATCGTCCACCTGTTTCCAGGCTAGGGCGACGGGGGCCGGAGCGCCCGGGCGGGCGCGGACGGTGCGGTCGGCGGTGGTGATCCGGCCCGGGTGCCGGACGGCGGCGGCATCGTCACGGGCCCTTGGTGTACCGGGGCGCGCCGTCGCGGCCGGAGAAGAGGACTCCCCGGCCGCTGGATCTCCACCGCGTGCCGGCCCGCCCGGATCGCCGGGCGCGGCGCCGTGGCTCACCGCACGACCGCCTCCTCGACCAGCAGCCGGACCGCCGCCGCGATGCCCACCGAGTCGATGCCGGCCGCGTGCAGCTGCTCGTCCGGCGCGGCCGAGCCCGGCATGGTGCGCACCCCCAGCCGGACCAGACGGGGCACCGGCCGGCCGTCGCCGAACACCTCCGCGACGGCGTCGCCGAGGCCGCCCTCCGGGCGGTGGTCCTCCACCGTGAGCAGGCAGCCGGTGTCCTCGGCGGCGCGGCGCAGGGTGTCGGCGTCGACGGGCTTGACCGAGTACAGATCGATCACCCGCACCTCGATGCCCTCCTCGGCGAGCCGGTCGGCGGCCGTCAGCGCCTCGGGCACGGTCACTCCGGCCGCCACGATCGTCAGCCGGTCGTGCTCACCGGAGCGCAGCGTCTTGCTGCCGCCGACCGGGAACTCCTCGTCCGGGCCGTAGAGCACCGGGGTCTTGCCGCGGGAGGTGCGCAGATAGCGGATGCCGTCCAGGCCGGCCATGGCCGCGACCAGCCGGGCCGTCTGGTTGGCGTCGCACGGGTAGAGCACCGTGGAGCCGTACACGGACCGGAACATCGCCAGGTCCTCCAGGCCCATCTGCGAGGGCCCGTCCTGGCCGATGGCGACACCGGCGTGCGAGCCGACGAGGTTGATCCCGGAGCCGCTGATGGAGGCCATGCGCACGAAGTCGTGGGCACGGGTGAGGAACGCGGCGAAGGTGGCGGCGTACGGCACCCAGCCGCGCGTGGCCATGCCGACGGCGCTCGCGACGAGCTGCTGCTCGGCGATGTAGCACTCGAAGTAGCGGTCCGGGTGTTCCTTGGCGAATTCCTCGGTGCGGGTGGAGTCGCCGACCTCGCCGTCCAGGGCGACGACGTCGCCGCGCGCGGTGCCGAGCGCGGCGAGGGCCTTGCCGAAGGCGTCCCGGGTGGCGGCCTCCTCGCCCACCTCGAATCGCGGCAGCCGGACCGCCTCGGTGGTCAGGGAGCGCAGCGCGGCGGCGACCTGCGGCTCGCTCACCCGGACCCGCAGGTCACGCTGCCCGCCGAGTTCGGCGATGGCCTCCTCGGCCTCGGGCAGCGGCTTGCCGTGCAGTCCCTCGCGGTCCTCCACGGAGGCGACGCCCTTGCCCTTGAGGGTGCGGGCGAGGATCACGGTGGGCTGCCCGGCGGTGGACAGCGCCTCGCCGTACGCCCGGTCGATCTTGTCGACGTCGTGCCCGTCGATCTCGATGGTGTGCCAGCCGAAGGCCTGGAAGCGGCGGGCGTAGGCGTCCAGGTCGTGGCCGTGCCGGGTGGGGCCGCGCTGGCCGAGCCGGTTGACGTCCACGATGGCGACGAGGTTGTCCAGGTTCTCGTGACCCGCGTGCTCGGCGGCCTCCCACACCGAGCCCTCCGCCAGCTCGCTGTCGCCGCACAGCACCCACACCCGGTAGCCGGTGCGGTCCAGCCGCTTCCCGGCGAGCGCGATGCCGACGCCGACCGGCAGGCCCTGGCCGAGCGAGCCGGTGGCCGTCTCCACCCAGGGCAGCCGGCGGGGCGTGGGATGGCCCTCCAGCCGGCTGCCGAGCTTGCGGAAGGTGACCAGCTCGCCGTCCTCGATGGCGCCGGCCGCCTTGTACGCGGCGTACAGCAGCGGGGAGGCGTGTCCCTTGGACAGGACGAAGCGGTCGTTGGCGGGGTGTTCGGGACGCTCGAAGTCGTAGCGGAGGTGGTTGGCGAGGAGGACGGCCAGCAGGTCGGCGGCGGACATCGAGGACGTGGGGTGCCCCGATCCGGCGGCGGCGGACGCCCGCACGCTGTCCACGCGCAACTGCTGGCCGAGTTCGGCGAGTTCGTCGGTGTTCATGAGTCTCCTAGATCTCCTTACAGGTCTGCTCGGGGACTGCTCGCAGGCCCCGTCGTGCTCGGTTTCGGGGCGGGGTGGCCGTCCGGCCGGATGCCGCGGCTCCCGTGGGTCATGGGCTCCTCTCCCCCGGCGTCCTCGGCCCGCTCGTGCTCGGGTCCGCGGCGTGCCTCGTACGGGCCGGGCCCCGGCTCCTCGGGGGCGCCCGGGACCCGTGCCGGTTCCGGTGCGGCCGTGTCCAGCGGTACCGGCCGGGACCGGTCCAGCCCCAACTGCACGCCTTGGCGCGGGAGTACGGCGTCCAGCAGCCAGTCGGCGGCGACCCGGACGCGGTTGCCGGGCAGCGCGGCCAGGTGGTGGCCGCGGGTCACCGCGCCGGCCGCGAGACCGGACAGCGGGATGCCGAACGGGTTGGCGGCGGCCCGGGCCCCGCCGAGGTCGACGGCGAAGCCGGCGCCGCGGTGGTGGTACGGGCGCCGGCGGCGGCCGAGCCCGAGCGTGGCGGCCAGGTTCTCCCCGGCCACCCGGCCCTGCCGCCAGGCGTGCCGGGCCGTCATCGCCGTGAACTCGCCCGGCCGGTCCGGGTCGGGCACGGCGGCGGCGTCCCCGCAGGCGAACACCTCGGGCCGATCGGGCAGCCGCAGATAGGCGTCGACGATCAGCCGTCCGCGCTCCAGCGGCTGCCCGAGGGCCTGCACCAGCGGATCGGGCCGTACGCCCACGCACCACACCAGGGTCCGGGACGCGAGGAACTCGCCGTCGCTGAGCAGCACGCCGTCGGGGGTGGCCTGCCGGACCGAGGTGCCGGTCCGCACCTCGACCCCGCGGGCCCGCAGCACCCGCTCGGCCGTCCGGGACAGCCGCTCGTCCAGCTCCGGCAGCACGCGCGGTGCCACGTCCAGCAGGATCCAGCGCGGGCGCAGCCCGGCCGGCAGCGGGTTCCGGCGGGCCAGCCGGTCGGTGAGCAGGTGGGTCTGGGCCGCCACCTCGGTGCCGGTGTAGCCCGCGCCGGCCACCACGAACGTGCACCGGGCGGCGGCCGACTCCGGGCTGTCGGCAGCGGCGAGTTCCACCTGCCGGGTCACGTGGTCGCGCAGGTACAGCGCCTCGGGCGGTCCCCGGAAGCCGTGCGCGTGCTCGGCGACGCCGGGGACCGGCAGCAGTCTGTTGACGCTGCCGACGGCCAGCACCAGCCGCTCGTAGCCGAGCGTGTCCGCGCCGCCCTCGGGGCCGCGGTAGTGCACCGTGCACCCGTCCAGGTCGACGCGCTCCGCCTCGCCGAGGACCAGCCGCACCCCGCGCAGCGTGCCGGGCAGCGACACGGTGACCCGGCGGGCCTCCAGGACGCCGGCGGCGACCTGGGGCAGCAGCGGCAGGTACAGGAAGTGATCGGTGGGGTTGAGCAGCGTGATGTCGGCGCGGTTCCGGGTGAGCCGGGCCAGCGTGCGGGCGGCCTGATACCCGGCGAAACCGGCGCCGACGATCACGACGCGAGGTCGGCTCACGGTGCGCCTCCGGCGGTGTGGCTCGTACGAGGTCTTCCGCGTAACCGGGGCCGGGGCCGCCAAACGCCGGGCGGGCCACCGTTACGCCGGCCGGGGCCGGGACAGCGCGGCGTCGCGCTCCCGGCGGCGTCTCGCGCCCGGCGCGACCGGTCCTCCGGGGCCGGCCCGGGCCGGGCCACGCGTCCCGGGTCGGCGGCGCCACGAAGGTGCGCCGCGTACGGAGACGATGCCGCGCGGCACATGAGCACGTTGCGGGCGTGCGCCGGCGGAAGTCGGAGAACCGAGGGTGCCGCCGCGGCTCACCGGGTGAGCACCGCCGGACCGGCCGCCGTCAGGCCCTGTGGCGCGGGCTGTCCGGCGGGTTCTGGGGCATCGGGGGGTAGGGCATGCCGAGGCCCGACGGCGGGGCTCCGGGGGCTGTGCCGCCGATCACGCGGTGCGGGGTGTGGTGGTCTCCGTGGGCCGCGCGGCGCAGGAAGTACGCCGCCACGCCGAGGAGTGCCGCCGTGATCAGGGCCGCGGCCCAGCCGGGCAGGCCGGACGCCAGGGCCAGGCCCGCCGCGAGGGCCACCGCGCCGCCCGCGTACAGGGCGGCGGCGCCCGAGGCGGCGTACAGCATGGCGGTGCGGCGCTGCTTGCGGGACTGCTCGCGCAGTTCGTCGCGCACCGTCTCGCGTGCCACCTGGGCCAGTTCCTCGACCAGGTGGCGGTCCAGATGATGTTCCAGGTGCTCCGAACGGTTCATGCCGTGCGGGTACCCGTCCCTCACTGTGCGTAACGCGGAGACCGTGCGCGCCGCGGGCGGCCCCAACTAGGCTCGCCCGTATGGAGATTCTGGGCGCTTCGCTGCGCATCTGCGTCGACGACCTCGACACCGCGGTCCCCTTCTACGAACGGCTGACCGGCACCGGCGCGCTGCGCTTCACGCGCGGCGGGGTCGAGGTCGCCGCGGTCGGCTCGTTCCTGCTGATGAGCGGCCCGCGGGAGGAGCTGGAGATCCTGCGCAAGGTGGCGGCGACGATCGCGGTGAAGGACGTGGAGGAGGCCCATCGGCTGCTGACCGGGCTGGGCGCGAGGATCGTCGCGGGACCGGTGCCGACGCCGGGGGGCCGCAATCTGCTGGCGGTGCACCCGGACGGGTCGGTCTTCGAGTACGTGGACCAGCGCGGCTGAACCGGTCAGCCGCGCATCTCGGTGGTCAGGGCCCAGCGCTCGTGGTCGCGCCAGGCGCCGTCGACGTGGATCATGTCGGGCGAGAAGCCCTCCAGGCGGAACCCGGCGCCCCGGGCCAGGGCGATGGAGGCGGCGTTGCCGGGCTGCACGTTGATCTCCAGCCGGTGCAGGCCCAGCGGGCCGAACGCGTACCCGATGACCAGTTCCAGCCCTTCGCGCATCAGGCCCCGCCCGGCCGCGTGCGCGAAGGCGCCGTAGCCGAGGGCGCCGCACCTGAAACCGCCCCGCACGATGTTGTTGATGTTGATGAATCCGGCGATGTCCCCGCTGTCCCGCTCGCACACCAGGAAGCCGGCCCGGGCCGGGTCGTCGATCAGCCGGCCGGCGTAGTCGGCGTACGCCTCGTCGGTGTCCGGCGGGAACAGCCAGGGCCGGTGCAGGTCCTTGCTCTCGCGGGCCCGGGCGGTGAACTCGGGGCCGTCCCCGAGGGTGAAGGGGCGGATGGCGACGCGGGGGCCCTCGGCGAGGTACCGGGACGGGTGGTGCGGCATCCGTCCAGCCTACGGCGTCAGCGCAGGGCCGGCTCGTCCAGGGTGAGCGTGCCCGCCTCCGTATCGAGCGCGGCGGTCACCCCGAACGGGACCGTCAACGCGCCCGCGCAGTGCCCGAATCCGGTGTTCTCGGCGACCGGCACCCCGAGCCCGCCGAGCCGGTCGGCGAACAGGGCCCGCAGCTCCTCCTGGCCGGCGCAGTCCTCCCAGGAGCCGAGCAGCACCCCGCGCACCCCGTCCAGCCAGCCGGCCCGCAGGAGCTGGGTGAGGTACCGGTCCAGCCGGTAGGTCTGCTCGCCGACGTCCTCCAGGCACAGCAGTCCGCCGCGCGCCGAAGGCCGGGCGCCCGGGGTGCCGAGTTCCGCGGCGAGCAGGCACAGGCAGCCGCCGAGGGTGACGCCGCGGGCCCGGCCGGGGACGAGGGGGGTGCCGCCGAAGGTCAGGGTCCGGACGGTCTCGGGCGCGAACAGCGTGGCCCGCAGGTGCTCCTGGGTCCGCTGGTCCTTGACGAAGTCGGCGCCGGCCGCCACCGGCCCGTACAGCGTGGCGAGCCCCAGCCGGGTGGCGATGGCCTCGTGCAGGACCGTGACGTCGCTGAAGCCGATGAACAGCTTGGGTCCGGCCGCGCGCAGCGCGTCGAAGTCGAGCAGGTCCAGCATGCGCTGGGCGCCGTAGCCGCCGCGGGCGCACAGCACCGCGTCCACGGCGGGGTCGCACCAGGCGTTCTGGAAGTCGGCGGCGCGGTCGGCGTCGGTGCCGGCCAGATAGCCGAGGCCCGGCCGCCGGTCGAGGACGTGAGGCGCGGCCACCGGGTCCAGGTCCCAGCCGCGCAGCACGTCCAGGCCCGCCTGGAGCCGTTCCTCGGG comes from Streptomyces sp. SCL15-4 and encodes:
- a CDS encoding bifunctional phosphatase PAP2/diacylglycerol kinase family protein, whose amino-acid sequence is MSPDLDLTAPAQSAARAPLRRALDLDGRLFEAAAAWHWPGAERVLPRLSRAANHGVLWFATAAGLAAARTPRSRRAAVRGLASLGLASLTINTLGKRSVRRARPVLDPVPLVRRLKRQPITTSFPSGHAASAAAFATGVALESPAWGAAVAPVAFSVAASRVYTGVHFPSDVLAGAALGVGAAFLVRRLVPARTPVRQSARTRAEVPALPEGEGLVLVANRASGTADRVGGLRDALPLAEIVECAPEEIGDELEKAAARARVLGVCGGDGTVNAAARVALRYGLPLAVLPGGTLNHFAYDLGVEDERLLARAVRHGEAVRVDAGRFVAGDGEGLFLNTLSLGVYPELVRARDGWSHRIGAWPAGVLGALRVLRAGRHPLEVEVGGEARPLWLLFVGNGVYHRMGLSPGRRTDLADGLLDVRVAHGGRRPALRLLAAAVAGPLTRSPAHSAVQVNRLRLTGLAPGTPLAYDGEVTSVSGEVTLEKLPEALTVYRPLGLTG
- a CDS encoding class I SAM-dependent methyltransferase, whose translation is MPKAQDTAVYTHGHHESVLRSHTWRTAANSAGYLLGSLKPHMRILDIGCGPGTITADLAELVPDGHVTGVDRAPGVLEQARATAAGRGLANVDFAVADVHALDYPDDTFCVVHAHQVLQHVGDPVRALREMLRVTKPNGFIAVRDADYAAMTWYPAAPGLDDWLDLYERVARANGGEPDAGRRLKAWALAAGLTEVTATTGTWTFATAEERAWWSGLWADRTLASAYADRAVEGGHATPERLRAVSEAWREWGRREDGWFAVLHGEILCRKEA
- a CDS encoding hydrophobic protein produces the protein MVPILLVLLLAVVLFGAGFAVQILWWIALAVLIVWLLGFLARGTTSGGGRGRWYRW
- a CDS encoding gas vesicle protein K is translated as MTPPKRLDLEPDTVERDLVKLVLTVVELLRQLMERQAVRRFDTGELTEEQEERIGLTLMLLEERMAELRDRYGLRPEDLNLDLGPLGPLLPRD
- the gvpJ gene encoding gas vesicle protein GvpJ yields the protein MTVVERREIALVDLLDRLLAGGVVITGDITLRIADVDLVRIDLNALISSVNAAVPSPFDPPLPPEPTEEVV
- a CDS encoding GvpL/GvpF family gas vesicle protein encodes the protein MTGLRYVYAVCRPFGTPLQAELTGVGGAPAGLLHHHGLVAVVSTVPEADFGEQALKAHLEDLDWLAATARAHQGVIDALTTVTTPLPLRLATVFRDDSAVRTMIEAREDDFRALLDRLDGRVEWGVKVFVESEPAEPAEAAPAAPARPASGRDYLRRRRDRGLAREETWQRAEGFARSLHERLAERAEDVRLHPPQNSALSGATGQNVLNAAYLVSRAHSEEFVELVDRTKDEAPGIRVELTGPWAAYSFTGNTGNTEDTENSGNAGNAGVEVT
- a CDS encoding gas vesicle protein, yielding MTTPSRLPEPYGQASGANLADILERVLDKGVVIAGDIRINLLDIELLTIKLRLIVASVDKAKEMGIDWWESDPALSSRARRDELTRENAELRERLARLEELEPGRAPKEAP
- a CDS encoding SRPBCC family protein; this translates as MTETLRSTASQAAGGNPAGPLADLAHSEAADRLKEEVRAYLTAQAERMLAGVGRKLGETTVRLNDIAEGNSPGFAKLALEGGRKLAEGKGPLRSALELGASRAKENVMDAVRNLGGSKGKKGGAGKKPTVIMESVDVGVPLRTAYDQWTQYQSFSTFAKGVKSASRSDDTHSDWQAKVFWSSRSWKAQTTEQIPDYRIQWTSEGAKGTTKGVVSFHRLEENLTRVLLVMEYYPTGLFEKTGNIWRAQGRRARLDLKNFARFITLKGEAEDAWRGEIRDGEVVRSHEDAVAEEEQEQQSEAQASGEEGEEPEEPEGAEDSEESEEPEEPEASDRESGEPEEGDEAEEDEEAEEPYEDEYEDEDGAEEDAEPEEEPEEDEEGAYDEYEEDEEEEPEYTGRGSGR